DNA from bacterium:
TGTCGAAGACCGAGGAAGCCGACTGGGACATCGTGCTCTCCGTCCACCTCAAGGGCACCTACTGCGTCACGCGTCCGGTGTTCAACCACATGAAGGAAGGCGGACACGGCGGTGTGATCGTCAACACCACGTCCACTTCGGGCCTGCTGGGCAACTTCGGTCAGTCGAACTACGGCGCGGCCAAGGCCGGAATCGCCGGTTTTACCCGTTGCCTCGCCCTCGAAGGCAAGAAGTACAACATCCGGGCCTGGGGTCTGGCGCCGGTGGCCTTCACGCGACTGACCAATGACCTGCCGGGTTTCAACAGCGAAGAAGCCGCCAAGATGCTCGACCCCAGCAAGGTTTCGCCGACGGTTCTGTACATGGTGAGCGATCTGTCAAAGGACAAGACGGGCAAGTTCCTGTTCGCCGGCGGCGTCAAATGCGCTGAGATGAAGGTCGTGATGGCGCCCGGCTTCAAGAACATGGCGGGCATGACGGCTCAGGACATCGCTGCAAATGAAGACAGCGTATTCCTGCCCGACGAGGGGCCGATCAACTTCATGGGCTGAGTTTCAGGGTCCCTCACGGGGCCGGGGCTGAGAGAACAGCGCCCCCGTTGCTGGTTTCCGGTGACGGGGGCGTTTCCTATTTCGGGCACTGGCGCCGCTTCAGGTGTTGCGGCGTGAAGATCTCGTCCGGCAGGTCCGTGTCTACGCGCAGGTTCTTCGTGTTCACTGTGGTCTTCACCCCGTGATTGTCGTCGGTCACGGTCGCGCTGCGCATGTAGTGGGTTTTGCCCTGTTTGGCGATGTCGTCTCGGGTCGTGCGCACGCGCTTGCGCGGTTTCGCATCCGATTCGTACAGATCGATCTCGATCGGTACGCAGCTCGCGTCGTCAATACGGGCGCGCACGCGCGTGTAGTCGGTCTTTCCCCCCGAAGGCAATGCGAGTTCGACCTGTGTGCTGCCCGGTGTCGATCCCGTGTCCGCCGTCCCGTCCAGAGTGGCCTGGGCCAGGTTCAGGGGTAGATAACGCAGATCGTCGTAGCGGATTGCGGTGCGTCCGATGCGCCCGCGCCTGGCGGCCGCGCCCGGCGTGTAGCGCAGCACGCGTTCGTCCTCGGGCAGGTAGAGCCAGATCTGACGCTCTGATTCCCGGTTGTGGATGAGATAGGCCAGGCCTTCGACGTCGCGCGGTGCGGTCATGCAGACCAGGGTGCGGCTCAGGCCATCGGGCGCGAGTTCCCAGAAGACCCGACCTTCGTGGGTGTAGCTGCGCCCGCTGCGGTCTACTGACTCGAGTCTCAGTTCCAGCACCGCAGAGCGGCGCGGCACGTTTTCGTTCATACAGGCGATCGTCGCCTCTCCGGTCTCCGCGCCATTGGCAATCAGCGGAATCGCGAAGCTCAGTGTCGCGAGTATCAAAGCCCAACGTCGTGGCATCTCGTCTCCCACCTGGTGAGTGATTCTCGAGGAAATCCGCCCGCATCATACCGGAATGGGTCTGAGTCCTGGCAGGCTGCGGAAGGGTCCGCTCCCGTCGCTCTGGGGTGACGAAAGTGGACAAGCTTGACGCAATGCAGCGGACCCGGCGTCAATACACGAGCGAAACTTCGCCGAAGGAATGCGCGCTTCGGTGTTTTCGTTAACTTGAAACCGTGCACACGAAGCAGCCTCCCGCACCGCCTGAGGAGACCCGATCCGAGGCGGATCCGCTCGAAGAGAGTCGCCCGCCCACAACGACCCCTATCCCCGACGGGGACGGTTCCGGCGATCCGTATACTTCGATGACGCCGCGCTTCGGGAACATGGCCCAGTGGTTCGCGCGTCGCTTTTTTTCGTCATTCCAGTTCGAGACCGGCGACGCCGGGACGCTGCGCTCGCTCGAGTCCACGGGCGCGATCGTGTACGTCATGCGTTATTCGTCGCGCCTCGACTACTTCCTGTTCAACTGGCTGTTCCTGTCGGCGGGCTTGCGCCTGTCGTCCTTCGCCAACGGCATCAAGTTCTACTACTACCGTCCACTGGGTGAGGCGACTCGCCTGCTCTGGAGCGGTCTGATTGAACGCATACGCTTCGGCAATCGCGGCATGCGCGAACGCGGCATCTTGCACATCCGCCGGACGATTCGCCGCGGCGATACGGCTTTTTTGTTCCTGCGCACCGACAAGACCGGATCTCGTTTGCGTACGCGCCAGGGAGCCGTCAGTTCCGCTCGCTCCGAACTGGACTACCTGCGCCAGATCGTCGACAACTGTTTCACCAGTCCGGATCCGGTGTCGCTGGTTCCGCTGGCGTTGTTCTGGCGCAAGGGCAGTCGCCCGCAGCGCCCGTTCCTGAATCTCTTCTACGGCGGGCCCGAGCGTCCCACGGATATCGGCAAGGTCATCTCGTTCATCTGGAACTACCGCAATCTGGCCGTGCGCATCGGCACGCGCATCGATCTACAGGGCTTCGTGAGCGAGCGCCGTTGGGAAGGTCGTGAGCGCATCGTCAAGCAGGTTCGACGTTCGCTGCTCATCTTCCTGCGCCGCGAAGAGAAGCCGGTTCTCGGCGCTGCGCTCCCGACGTTCGAACGCATCCAGGAAGCCGTGCTCGACGATCCCGAGGTGCGACGCACGATTCGCCAGATCGCCGACGAATCCAATCGATCCGAGGCGCGCGTCGAGGCGCGGGCGCGTCGCATGGTCGGCGAGATCGCCGCGAACCAGAGCCCAACGATGCTGGCCGCTCTCTCGGTGATCATCGCCGCGATGTTCAAGCGCTTGTTCGCGCGTTTCGAAGTTCACGGGCTGGAGCGTGTCATCGAGGTGGCCAAGCTCCATCCGATCGTGCTCCTGCCGAGCCATCGCAGCCACTTCGACTATCTGATCCTGTCGTGGATGTTCTACCAGCGGCATCTGGTGCCACCCCAGGTCGCCGCGGGCATCAATTTGAGCTTCTGGCCGCTCGGTCCCATTTTCCGTCGAGCTGGTGGCTACTTCCTGCGCCGCAGTTTCGACGGCGATCAGCTGTACTCGGCGGTGTTCCGCGGCTACGTGCAGAACCTGATCAAGGCCGGCATCACCCAGGAGTTCTTCATCGAGGGAACGCGCTCGCGCACCGGCAAGACGCTGACTCCGAGACTGGGCATGCTGCGTATGGTGCTCGAAGCTTTCTCGCGCGGCGCGCGGCGCGAGCTGTACGTGATTCCCGTCGGCTTTACCTACGAACGCCTGGTCGAAGAAGGCAGCATTCGCGAAGAGCGGCAGGGCAAAGCGAAAAAGCGAGAGAGCTTGGTTGAACTCCTGAAAGCGCGCAGCGTCTTCAACTACAGCTTCGGCAGTGTGACGGTGCGCTTCGGTGAGCCCATCTCGGTGGCGCAGCGCATGGAGGAAGCGAAACAGAGCGGTCTGCTGCTACCGGCTGCGGAAGGCGAGGCGGTCCCCAATCTGCGCCCGCTGACGCACGAACTCGGAATCGATATTTCACGCAAGCTGAACGAGCTGACGACGGCCGGTCGCTCTTCGGTTGCGGCGGCCGCGCTACTGGGCAGTCCCGCCCTGGGGATTCGCGAGAGCTTGTTCCGGGCGCGGGTCTCCGAGATTGCCCAATTGCTCGAACTGCTCGGCATGGCCCGGTCCGAGAACCTGGAGCGCTGCCTGGCCACTGAACGGCCCGCGGCCGTCATCGAGTTGCTCGAGCAGGCGGATCGAGTCAAGCGGGTCCACTCTCCACACGGTGACCTCTTGCAGATCAAAGACGGTGTGCGCGACGCGTTGGACTATTACCGTGCCACGATTGCCCCGGCCCTGGTGTGGCCAGCCGTGCTGGCGTTCGCACTGCACGAAGCGCGTACTCGCAAGAACGCCTGCGATACCGCCTCGGCCTGGCTCGATCTGCTGAGGCTCGAGTACTTCCCCATCGAGGGCCCAGAACGTCATGTAAAACTCCTCCGGCTGATCGATCACTTCACCGAGCGGGGGTGGATCGCCGATGCAGAGGACGGCAAGATGCACGTCACGCGCCGGGGCCACGAATGGCTGAGCTTCCTGGCCGCGCAGTTGCGCCCGATCATGGAGGCCTACCAGGCGATGCTTCTGGCCGTGCGCGCATCGCAAGGCAAGATCAAACGCCGAGAGCTACTGGATTCCGTGCAGAAGGTGCAGCGCGAACAACTCCTACTGGGCGAGGCGGTCTTCCCCGAGGGGATCTGCAGCGTGGCTGCCGGCAATGCGCTCGCTCGCTTGCTGGCCGACGGCGTTCTGCGAACCGACGGAAACCCCAACAAGCCCGACGCGGACCTGGAGCCCGGAGAGAACTGGGATCTACTCGAAGCCGATGCCGCGCTGGTGGGCGCCGCGTTGCGTTGGCCGTAAAACCGGCGGGCGAAACCCGCCCTCAGGGCACCTTTCCCTCAAAAAACGTGCAGTTGGGGGAATTAGTCCACAACTTTCGAACGTTTCGAACGTTTCGAGCGACAAGATGCACTCGAATTGCGCTATCCTATGGCCGATTCTCTCCACCTTTCTGGGAGCACCCTATGAGCCTCTATACTTTGCGCAGCAAGCTGATCGCTATTTCACTCATCCTTCTGGCCTGGGCACTGCCGACTCCGGCCTCTGCGAACGCGCTGTTCGCCGGAGACCTTTCGAGCACTCTGTGGACAGTGGACTCGACCACCGGTGCGGCTGTCGAAATCGGTTCGATGGGGCCGCACGTCATCTCCGACCTGGCGGTCTCGCCGAGCGGCGACCTCTACGCGGTTGGGTACTCGACTCTCTGGCGCGTCGACAAGGCGACCGGGGCCAAGACGATGATAGGAGCTCACGGAATCGCCGGTGCAAACGCTCTCGCGTTCAACCCGAGCGGGATTCTCTTCCTCGCCGGTGGTTCACAACTCGCCACCGTCGATATCACCACGGGTGCCGGTACGGTGATCGGCTCAACTGGCTTCAACTCGGCAGGTGATATCGCTTTCGGTCTCGACGGAGAGCTGTATCAGACCGCGGATGGATCAGTCGGAAACCAATTGGTGATTCTCGATACGACCACGGGAGCGGGCACGGCAGTTGGAGACATCGGTTTTGGCAACGTCTTCGGACTGGCGGCCGAAGGCTCCGGGCTCGTAGGCCTGACTTCCCGTGGCTGGACTATTTCGATTGACACCGCGACCGGTGGCGGAGTAGCCATCGCTTCGGGTGGGATCGACGCAAATGGAGCGACGCCCGTATCGGGTGGGATCGCGACAAATGGAGCGGCGTCCGCATCGGCATCGGGTCTGCCGATTCCCGAGCCAACCTCTACGCTGCTCTTTACTGCGGGAGTTTTCGTTGTGGCCTGGGCCATTCGCAGGAAACGGGAATCCTTGAACATCGCCAACTAGCTGCAAGCTAGGCGCGAACCCCGAAGCGACTGCCCGATGTGTAGCGGCGCAGGCCGCGACCGAAGAACCAGGCGGCCAGGCACGAGTAGAAGATCGCGGCAGCGAACGCCGCAGCGATGCCTTCGACGCTGAATTCCCGTAACAGGCCCACTGGCAAATAGCCTATGAAGCCGGCCGGCAGGACTGAGAACAGCAGTAGACGCAGCGGTCCCGTGAACAGCGGTTGCGGGTACAACGCGAAGGTGAGCAGGAACTCCCATACTTGACGGGCCAGACCCTGCGCGTGACCCAACCAGAATGCCGTGCTGTGAATGATGATGCCGGTCGATAGGAACACGATCGAGGCGAGCGCGACGACGAGCAACGCCAGCGGAATCTCCAGCGGAGAGACGACGCCCGATATGCTCAGAAAGAACGTTCCGCTGAGCAGATCACCCCAACCGGCTGCAAACGTGTGCGAGCCGGTCGTGTGCAGCAGGGTCGACTTCGGCTGTGTCAGGAAGACATCGAGTTCCCCGTCGGCGATCATGCGAGAGAGTTCGCGCACTCCCCCTCCCAGAACGACGGCACAGCCGAAGGAGCACGCCACGACCCCGTGCAGCGCCATCACGTCGCCGATCTTCCAGCCGCGAATATCGTCGAAACGGTCGAAGAAGATCCACCAGATCGTGAAAAAGATGAGATTGTTGAGCGCCATCATCGCGACTTGAAGAAAGAAGGCCCCGCGCCGGGCGAAGCTGGCCTTCAGGTTCGTGGCGATCAGCGCCCGCGCGAACAGCAGGTTGTCTCTGGTCGCCATGGTCAGCCTCCACTCACTTCAAGTGCCCGCAAAGCGCGTCGATAGATCCAGACAGTGAAACACGCCACGAGGACCAGCCAAGTCGCCATGCGCAGGGCGACCATCGCCGCGAGTTCCCAGTCCAGACCGAAGGCCATTCGCGCAGGGCCGTACATCAGCGACGAAAACGGACTCGCGAGGGCGATCCGGCGCAACCACTCCGGGTAGATCTCCAGAGGCAGTAAAAGGCCGCCGAGCACGAAGCCCAGCTTCTGCCAGATCTAGTACAACGGTGAAGTGTCCTGAAGCCAGACGGCCCCCAGACCGATGGCCACGGTGAAGATCAGTCCCAGGATCGATGCACCGATGCCCAGGGGGATTGCCAGCCATAGGCCGCGGGGATCGCCGGGCAGCCCACCGGCCATCGCGTAGGCGAGCGCAAACCCGACCGGCGCCAGCACCAGGAGTCGCGCCGCGTATTCTCCACCACCGCGCGCGATGCACACCCCCAGATAGGAGATCGGACGCGGCAGTTGATAGGCGATGTCGCCGCTGATCACGTCGCTTTCGACCTGCAGGAACACCCAGGGCATCGAGAGTGCGATCCACTCCGTGATTGCGACGTACCACAGGAGTTCGGGCACCCCGAGGCCCTCGACGACGTTCTTCTCCACGATGACCACCCATAAGCGAGAGAAGATCAGCAGTAGGATCGCGAAGAAACCGCTGCGCCCGAGGATCGGCGCCCACTCCCGCAAGGCGCTGCGGAAGGACAGTGAGAACAGGGCGCGGTACTTCCCCACTCGATCGGGCTTGGGCGGTGTTGCAAACGCTGTAGTCATCTCAGGCCCTTCCCGCAGCTTGTTCGTAGATCGCCGAGACGATCTCGTCCATGGGCGGATCCTCGACCCGCAGGTCGCGCAGGCGCGAAGTGCTCAGTGCGGCCTGCACGACGCATTCGACAGGAGTCTGCGAAACATCGACCTCGAGTTCGGTGGTGTGCGGGCTCCTTCCCGCGATGCGCACGCCGGGCAACTCGAATTCCACGCGCTCCTCGGAGGTGTGCAAGGTGATCAGTTTTCTCTTGATGTAGTTCCTTCGCAGGGCCGCAACGGGTTCGTCGAGCAGTAGGCGACCTTCGTGGATCACGATCACGCGATCGCAGACCCGCTCCATATCGCCGGTGTCGTGTGAGGTCAGCAGCACCGTGCGGCCATTGCTGGATTGCTCCTTGATCAGGTCGCGGATGATCGCCTTGGCGGTCACATCGAGTCCGATCGTCGGCTCGTCCAGAAACAGGACATCCGGGTCGTGCAACAGGCTCGCGGCGATCTCGCAGCGCATCCGCTCGCCCAGGGATAGCTGGCGTACGGGCCGATGGATCAGGTCTCCGATCTCGAACGCCGCGACAAGGGCATCGCAGCGCCGCCTGTGGGTCGGGAGATCTCGATCGTAGATGCGCGCGAGCAGTTCGAACGTATCGGCTGCGGGCAGGTGATACCAGAGCTGCGAGCGTTGCCCGAATACCGTACCGATGCGATAACCCAGGACGCGCCGCTGCTCCCAGGGGACGAGTCCCATGACCTCGACCCGTCCGGAACTCGGGTACAGGATTCCCGACAAAACCTTGATCGTGGTCGACTTTCCGGCGCCGTTGGGGCCGATGAAGGCGACCCGTTCGCCGCGTTTGATCTCGAAGCCGAGTCCGTCGACTGCCCGAACTTCGTGTTTCACGGGGCGCACGAGTTGGCGCAGAGCCGCGCGCAGGCCGGGCTCGCGCACGGCCGTGTAGAAGCGTTTGTTCAGATCTTCGACGATGACGACGGGTTCCATGGCGTTCTCCAAGCGGCTCGGGCGAGCCTCTAATGAAAAGCGCCCTTCCGGCGGGACCGGAAGGGCGCTTGAAAAATCTGCTCTGTCCCTTCCGGCTACGTATTTGTCCCCATGACCGCAACAAGGGCGATCGGAGCGCACGGCTGCGAAATCGACGCGCAGCCGGCGATCAGACGCTCGTTTGTGTAGTCGTTGCGGGACATCGCTTGCGACGATCTCCCGAGACGGGCGTCTTGTCAAGCCGAATCAGGCTTTGATCAAGGGGAAACGCCAGAAATCTGCTTCAACTGTCGCCAGAACTCGTGGTTGTCGTCACTCTCGCCCAGGAGTCGGGCAGGTCCGGGTTCCGGACAGAGATGCCGCGCAAGCGCCGCAAAAACGGGCCTCTTCTCTGTCGTCGTGCCCGCGGGTCGAACAGATCACTCTGGCTCCACCGAAATCAGCCGACCACAATAGCCCGATGAGGTGAGCGTTTCAGTATTAGGCCGTGGCTTCTCCAGCCGTCGGCGCAAACCCCCAGACGAAGCGATCGACGCCGAAGCCCGAGATCACCATGCGTTCTTTGCGGTTTGCCAGCATCCGCTGCGACCAGTCGACCACGCCACCGTCTCCCACTTCGCTCTCGGCGCCCGAGGCGTCGCTCAGGAATATCTTGAAGGCCGTATCGACGTAATAGCCACGCCCACTCTCGCGCGTGTCGGAGACACTGATCTCGACGTCCGGGTGATCTCGTCGGAGCGGTGCTTCGATCGAGTCGCGAAGTGCCGCCAGTCGCAGGCCGTCAGAGAAGTCCGAGATCTCCAGACGAATGCACGAGATCTCCTTGCCGATGTCCGCGGCATCGGCAAGGGTCCGCAACCAGAAATCGAGTTGTTCGCGCAAGGCCGAGGTTTCGAATGAGAAGCTGCCTTCGTCGCGCCCGGCGGTGCACAGGCTGAACAGGCGGAAATGCGGCACGTGGCTGGCGTCGAGCAACGCCTGAGCGCGAGCGACGCGCTGGCTGGTACACAGGCGCACGCGCTCGTGCCGGTTGCTTCCGCTCGCGAGGATCTCGCGTCGTCGCACGGCGCACTCCAGGGCCAGAGCGTTAGTCGGGTCCGCGCACGCTTCCGTTCCGCGCCCCGCCGAGATGACCTTGTCCTGGTTGACGCTGGCGACCGACGAACACGCACCCAGGGGCGACAGAGGGGACAGTTCCAGTCCGCTGAAGCTCTCCGGAAGATGCGAGAACGCCAGGGCGTCGAAGGCGCGAAACCCGGCCGGATCTGCCCCCGCAGGTCGAACGAACCGGTTGCGTCGGTACCGTGCCAGAAGATCGGGCGCCGACTGAGCAGCGACGTGGCGCCGGTAGACCTCGAGTAGGAGGGTCTGCAGATCGCTGGCCGACAGACGCTCGGTGAGCACGTCGACCAGATCGGGCACGCCCGATTTGCGTGTGATGCGCTGGAGCAATGGAGAGTCCATCCACCCAGGGAATCGGATCGTCAACGTCCGCGCAAGTCCGCGGACCGCGACCATGGATATTTCGCTAGGCTCGCGGGGTCGTTCGAAGTCGAAAGGTCCACCCATGCCATCGCCGCGCGTCGCTTTCGTGATACTCGATGCGTTCCCATTTCGAGGAGTTGACGAAAAGCAGACACCCTCGCTCGCTCGGCTGCGAGAGCAGGGCGGCTGGGCTCGGGAGGGTGGGCGAGCGGAGTTGTCGGCCTCTACCTATCCGAACCACGCCACGTTCGTGACCGGTGCGGCGCCGATCGATCATGGAGTCCTCACCAGCATGGTGCTCGTCGACGGTGGCTTTCAATCGGCCCAGGAGGTCGGTCCGAGAGGCCCGACGCTCTTCACGCGCTGCAGGGAAGCGGGGCGCCGTTCCGTCGCTGTGTTTGGCGATCAGAACCTTGTGGGAGTGTGCGGCGCGCAGCAGGCCGATGCGCACTGGCCACCGGGGGGAGTCCTTCCTGAAGACGCTCCGCGCGGGGGTTTGGGGTACGGCGCAGACGAAGCCGTGCTCTCCGGTCTGGAACAGGTCGACGTCGATTCCGCCGATCTGCTCGTCGTGCAACTCGATGAAGTCGACACGGCTCGGCATCTGTTCGGGCCCGGACCCGGTGTGCCCGAGGTCGCGCAGCAATGCCGCCGGACGGATGCGGCTTTGGGGCAGGTGATCGAGCGGCTCGCGCCGCGTTGGGACGACACCATCCTGATTGCGGTGAGCGACCACGACCACGAGAG
Protein-coding regions in this window:
- a CDS encoding SDR family NAD(P)-dependent oxidoreductase — encoded protein: MGLLDGKVAVVTGAGGGLGREHALLFAKEGASVVVNDLGGSRDGLGGGGAMADQVVDEIKAAGGEAVANYDSVATVEGGQNILKTAVDAFERVDILVNNAGILRDKTLSKTEEADWDIVLSVHLKGTYCVTRPVFNHMKEGGHGGVIVNTTSTSGLLGNFGQSNYGAAKAGIAGFTRCLALEGKKYNIRAWGLAPVAFTRLTNDLPGFNSEEAAKMLDPSKVSPTVLYMVSDLSKDKTGKFLFAGGVKCAEMKVVMAPGFKNMAGMTAQDIAANEDSVFLPDEGPINFMG
- a CDS encoding outer membrane lipoprotein-sorting protein, which produces MPRRWALILATLSFAIPLIANGAETGEATIACMNENVPRRSAVLELRLESVDRSGRSYTHEGRVFWELAPDGLSRTLVCMTAPRDVEGLAYLIHNRESERQIWLYLPEDERVLRYTPGAAARRGRIGRTAIRYDDLRYLPLNLAQATLDGTADTGSTPGSTQVELALPSGGKTDYTRVRARIDDASCVPIEIDLYESDAKPRKRVRTTRDDIAKQGKTHYMRSATVTDDNHGVKTTVNTKNLRVDTDLPDEIFTPQHLKRRQCPK
- a CDS encoding PEP-CTERM sorting domain-containing protein (PEP-CTERM proteins occur, often in large numbers, in the proteomes of bacteria that also encode an exosortase, a predicted intramembrane cysteine proteinase. The presence of a PEP-CTERM domain at a protein's C-terminus predicts cleavage within the sorting domain, followed by covalent anchoring to some some component of the (usually Gram-negative) cell surface. Many PEP-CTERM proteins exhibit an unusual sequence composition that includes large numbers of potential glycosylation sites. Expression of one such protein has been shown restore the ability of a bacterium to form floc, a type of biofilm.) — translated: MSLYTLRSKLIAISLILLAWALPTPASANALFAGDLSSTLWTVDSTTGAAVEIGSMGPHVISDLAVSPSGDLYAVGYSTLWRVDKATGAKTMIGAHGIAGANALAFNPSGILFLAGGSQLATVDITTGAGTVIGSTGFNSAGDIAFGLDGELYQTADGSVGNQLVILDTTTGAGTAVGDIGFGNVFGLAAEGSGLVGLTSRGWTISIDTATGGGVAIASGGIDANGATPVSGGIATNGAASASASGLPIPEPTSTLLFTAGVFVVAWAIRRKRESLNIAN
- a CDS encoding ATP-binding cassette domain-containing protein; amino-acid sequence: MEPVVIVEDLNKRFYTAVREPGLRAALRQLVRPVKHEVRAVDGLGFEIKRGERVAFIGPNGAGKSTTIKVLSGILYPSSGRVEVMGLVPWEQRRVLGYRIGTVFGQRSQLWYHLPAADTFELLARIYDRDLPTHRRRCDALVAAFEIGDLIHRPVRQLSLGERMRCEIAASLLHDPDVLFLDEPTIGLDVTAKAIIRDLIKEQSSNGRTVLLTSHDTGDMERVCDRVIVIHEGRLLLDEPVAALRRNYIKRKLITLHTSEERVEFELPGVRIAGRSPHTTELEVDVSQTPVECVVQAALSTSRLRDLRVEDPPMDEIVSAIYEQAAGRA